From one Trifolium pratense cultivar HEN17-A07 linkage group LG1, ARS_RC_1.1, whole genome shotgun sequence genomic stretch:
- the LOC123902151 gene encoding glycogen synthase kinase-3 homolog MsK-2, whose translation MATAAGVVPASGLIDVNASSVSAVAAADTLPDEILGMKIKDDKEMEAHVVDGSSTEAGHVIVTTIGGKNGEPKQTISYMAERAVGQGSFGVVFQAKCLETGETVAIKKVLQDKRYKNRELQTMRLLDHPNVVTLKHCFFSTTEKDELYLNLVLEYVPETVHRVIRHYSKMNQRMPLIYVKLYTYQICRALAYIHNCVGVSHRDIKPQNLLVNPHTHQLKICDFGSAKVLVKGEPNISYICSRYYRAPELIFGATEYTTAIDIWSAGCVLGELLLGQPLFPGASGVDQLVEIIKVLGTPTREEIKCMNPNYTEFKFPQIKAHPWHKIFRKRMPAEAVDLVSRLLQYSPNLRSTALEAMVHPFFDELRDPNTRLPNGRNLPPLFNFKANELKGVPAEMLVKLIPSHARKQSALFMS comes from the exons ATGGCAACTGCGGCGGGTGTAGTACCTGCTTCTGGATTAATAGATGTAAATGCAAGTTCAGTTTctgctgttgctgctgctgATACGTTACCGGATGAGATACTCGGCATGAAAATTAAGGATGATAAG GAAATGGAAGCACATGTGGTAGATGGAAGTAGTACTGAAGCAGGACATGTAATTGTCACTACCATTGGTGGTAAAAATGGCGAACCAAAGCAG ACAATAAGCTACATGGCTGAGCGTGCTGTTGGACAAGGATCATTTGGTGTAGTTTTCCAG GCAAAGTGCTTGGAGACAGGTGAAACTGTGGCGATAAAGAAGGTTCTTCAAGACAAGAGGTACAAGAACCGGGAATTACAAACAATGCGCCTTCTGGACCACCCCAATGTTGTAACGTTGAAGCATTGTTTCTTTTCGACAACTGAAAAAGATGAGCTCTATCTTAACTTGGTACTTGAGTATGTTCCTGAGACTGTCCATCGCGTGATCAGACACTACAGCAAAATGAATCAGAGGATGCCATTGATATATGTAAAACTTTATACTTACCAG ATATGTAGAGCACTAGCTTACATTCATAACTGCGTTGGAGTGTCTCATAGGGACATAAAACCTCAAAATTTACTG GTCAATCCTCACACCCACCAGCTGAAGATTTGTGACTTTGGGAGTGCAAAAGTTCTG GTCAAAGGTGAACCAAACATATCTTACATCTGTTCTAGGTATTATAGAGCTCCTGAGCTTATATTTGGTGCAACCGAGTACACCACAGCCATTGACATTTGGTCAGCTGGTTGTGTACTTGGCGAACTATTGCTTGGCCAG CCTCTCTTTCCCGGTGCAAGTGGAGTAGATCAACTTGTTGAAATTATCAAG GTTTTAGGTACCCCAACAAGGGAAGAAATAAAGTGTATGAATCCTAATTACACCGAATTCAAATTCCCACAAATCAAAGCTCATCCATGGCACAAG ATCTTTCGCAAGCGTATGCCAGCAGAAGCTGTGGATCTCGTCTCAAGACTACTACAATACTCTCCAAATCTTCGAAGCACAGCT TTGGAGGCCATGGTTCATCCATTCTTTGATGAATTGCGTGATCCAAACACCCGCTTACCTAATGGGCGTAATCTTCCTCCTCTATTTAACTTCAAAGCCAATG AGCTTAAGGGAGTGCCTGCTGAAATGCTGGTGAAGCTGATTCCATCTCACGCGAGAAAGCAAAGTGCCTTGTTTATGTCATAG
- the LOC123902150 gene encoding polygalacturonase At1g48100-like, whose product MRHSSIFPILFSIYFVTLFFAIHARHHFHTKHKHYSHSHKSSSEISLSPTPLPSPYYSAPQEAPSFAPSGSYEEAPSPSPSSDENNYQNASGLFDVRKFGAIGDGISDDTESFKMAWDTACQSELALNVIFVPNGFSFIVQSSIFTGPCKGGLVLKVDGTIMTPDGPESWPKNNSKHQWLVFYRVNGMSLEGSGSIDGRGQKWWDLPCKPHKGPNGTTLPGPCDSPVAIRFFMSSNLTVQGLRIKNSPQFHFRFDGCQSVHVESIFITAPALSPNTDGIHIENTNDVKIYNSIISNGDDCVSIGSGCFDVDIKNITCGPGHGISIGSLGNHNSKACVSNITVRDSVIKLSDNGVRIKTWQGGSGSVSGVTFNNIHMDTVKNPIIIDQFYCLSKDCSNKTSAVFVSDIVYTSIKGTYDIRHPPMHFACSDSVPCTNLTLSDIELYPSQGDILNDAFCWNAYGNSETLTIPPVFCLLDGVPQSIPANDIDHC is encoded by the exons atgagGCACTCTTCTATTTTTCCAATATTATTCTCTATATATTTTGTTACATTATTTTTTGCTATACATGCTAGACATCATTTTCATACTAAACACAAACACTACTCACATTCTCATAAGTCATCATCTGAAATTTCATTATCTCCTACTCCACTACCTTCACCATATTATAGTGCTCCTCAAGAAGCTCCTAGCTTTGCACCTAGTGGTTCTTATGAAGAAGCTCCTAGTCCTTCACCTAGTAGTGATGAGAATAATTATCAAAATGCATCTGGATTGTTTGATGTAAGAAAATTTGGTGCCATTGGAGATGGAATAAGTGATGATACTGAGTCTTTTAAAATGGCTTGGGATACTGCTTGTCAAAGTGAATTAGCACTTAATGTTATCTTTGTTCCTAATGGTTTTTCCTTCATTGTTCAATCTAGTATCTTTACTGGTCCTTGTAAAGGTGGTTTAGTATTAAAG GTTGATGGCACTATAATGACACCTGATGGACCTGAATCTTGGCCAAAAAACAACAGCAAGCATCAATGGTTGGTCTTTTATAGAGTCAATGGTATGTCACTTGAAGGAAGTGGTTCTATTGATGGCAGAGGACAAAAATGGTGGGACCTTCCTTGTAAGCCTCATAAG GGACCTAATGGAACAACATTGCCAGGACCTTGTGACAGCCCAGTT GCTATAAGGTTTTTCATGAGTTCCAATTTGACAGTACAAGGACTTAGGATAAAAAACAGTCCTCAATTCCATTTCAGATTTGATGGTTGCCAAAGTGTCCATGTTGAATCAATTTTCATAACAGCTCCAGCTTTAAGCCCTAACACTGATGGAATACACATTGAAAATACTAATGatgtcaaaatatataattccaTCATTTCCAATG gtGATGACTGTGTTTCCATTGGATCTGGTTGCTTTGATGTTGACATAAAAAACATTACATGTGGACCAGGTCATGGGATTAG caTTGGTAGTTTGGGAAACCACAATTCTAAAGCATGTGTATCAAACATAACAGTAAGGGATTCAGTTATAAAGTTATCAGATAATGGTGTTAGAATCAAGACATGGCAAGGTGGATCAGGATCAGTATCAGGAGTAACATTCAATAACATTCACATGGACACAGTAAAAAATCCAATTATAATTGACCAATTTTACTGCTTAAGTAAAGATTGCAGCAACAAAACCTCTGCAGTATTTGTATCAGACATTGTTTACACAAGTATAAAAGGAACTTATGATATAAGACACCCCCCTATGCATTTTGCATGCAGTGACTCTGTACCTTGCACTAACTTAACTCTCTCAGATATTGAGCTTTATCCTTCTCAAGGAGATATATTGAATGATGCTTTTTGTTGGAATGCTTATGGAAATTCAGAGACATTAACAATTCCTCCAGTTTTTTGTTTGCTGGATGGTGTTCCTCAGTCTATTCCAGCAAATGATATTGATCATTGTTGA